Proteins from one Gimesia maris genomic window:
- a CDS encoding sulfatase yields the protein MKLTAFQIMACWLLYCLNQVVAAEKPYNVLFIISDDLTATALSCYGNQVCQTPHIDSIAARGTRFTHAYCQATYCGPSRASFMSGYYPHASKAFGYVSPRSYIGDRPTWAQHFKNHGYYSARVSKIYHMGVPGDIEKGNDGTDDPASWTERFNSQGPEWAAPGKGETLENNPDGKKPAVGGNTFVVVEADGNDLVHSDGKTARKAVELIEQHKDEPFFLGVGFVRPHVPFVAPQSYFPPFLPYSKHVLPEKVSGDWDDIPRWGINYKTSLNMKMDVRRQKKAVGGYLASVAYMDAQVGKVLDAVKRAGIEDQTIVIFTSDHGYHLGEHDFWAKVSLHEESAAVPLIISVPGKQPAVCDSLVELLDLYPTISGQCGLQIPAGIQGKDLSPLLDNPEKRVRDTAFSVDPRNKGNRGFLLRDERWAYIQYKEDASGGIELYDMQHDPQQFTNLADRPENQLTVKVFKEKLAEKLKDIRTNDLGHTYPTP from the coding sequence GCAACCGCGCTCTCCTGTTATGGAAATCAGGTGTGTCAGACTCCCCATATTGACAGTATTGCAGCCCGGGGAACGCGCTTCACACATGCATACTGTCAGGCAACATATTGTGGCCCCTCACGCGCTTCTTTCATGTCGGGTTATTATCCCCACGCCTCCAAGGCGTTTGGATACGTGAGCCCGCGGTCATATATTGGCGACCGTCCTACCTGGGCACAGCATTTCAAAAATCATGGTTATTATTCCGCCCGCGTCAGTAAGATTTATCACATGGGCGTTCCCGGTGATATTGAAAAAGGGAACGATGGTACCGACGATCCTGCTTCGTGGACCGAGCGATTCAACAGCCAGGGACCCGAGTGGGCTGCACCCGGGAAGGGGGAGACTCTGGAAAACAACCCGGACGGGAAGAAACCCGCGGTCGGGGGAAATACGTTCGTCGTGGTGGAAGCGGACGGTAATGATCTGGTGCACTCTGATGGCAAGACCGCGCGGAAAGCAGTGGAACTGATTGAGCAGCATAAAGACGAACCTTTTTTTCTGGGGGTTGGATTTGTGAGACCACATGTCCCTTTCGTTGCGCCGCAGTCCTACTTTCCTCCTTTTCTGCCGTATTCTAAACACGTCTTACCTGAAAAAGTCTCTGGCGACTGGGATGACATTCCCCGATGGGGAATCAATTACAAAACCAGTCTGAATATGAAAATGGATGTCAGACGTCAGAAAAAAGCGGTGGGCGGTTACCTGGCATCGGTCGCGTACATGGATGCGCAGGTCGGGAAAGTTCTGGATGCTGTCAAACGGGCCGGCATTGAGGACCAGACGATTGTGATCTTCACCAGCGATCACGGCTACCATCTGGGGGAACACGATTTCTGGGCCAAGGTCAGTCTGCATGAGGAATCGGCGGCAGTCCCCTTGATCATCAGTGTGCCCGGCAAGCAGCCTGCGGTTTGTGATTCACTGGTGGAATTGCTGGATCTGTATCCCACGATCAGCGGTCAATGTGGTTTACAGATACCGGCTGGTATTCAGGGGAAAGATCTCTCGCCCCTGCTGGATAATCCAGAGAAACGCGTGCGCGATACCGCATTCAGCGTGGACCCGCGAAACAAGGGGAACCGTGGCTTTTTACTGCGAGATGAACGCTGGGCCTATATTCAATACAAGGAAGATGCATCCGGTGGGATCGAATTGTATGACATGCAGCATGATCCCCAGCAGTTTACCAACCTGGCCGATCGACCGGAAAACCAGTTGACTGTGAAGGTGTTTAAAGAGAAACTCGCCGAAAAATTAAAAGACATTCGCACGAATGATCTGGGGCACACCTATCCGACCCCTTGA
- a CDS encoding Gfo/Idh/MocA family protein, which translates to MSHLNRREFLGTIPVVWAGMSSLSQAAFSANDKVNVALVGCGGRGKGLGSWFAKLPDSQLVAVCDPDQSRSGQMADQIEKSGAKRPKQVEDFRTLLDGNEIDAIVIATPDHWHTPAAIMACQAGKDVYVEKPCSHNIHEGRQLVNAARKYKRVVQHGTNLRATPVYQKAWKQIQDGAIGKVLMVKAINNQRRALYPVRPDEPVPNGVNYDLWLGPGKKRPFNRNRFHTAWHWTWEFGTGDIGNDGVHQIDIGRWGMNLKAPNAVSCSGAKLGSKGDAQETPDTMVVTWEYDDLLYVYEQRDFTPYRLQSHRHDNDNIFYGDKGFMMVDRSGYRIFYKHERGPSYEAKWQDTPTHYQNFIDCVKNRKSEELLAEIEEGHYSAMLSHLGNISYRTGKRLVFDPKTETFPEDKEANQYLTRQYRDGYELPQV; encoded by the coding sequence ATGAGTCACTTGAACCGTCGTGAGTTTCTGGGAACGATTCCCGTAGTCTGGGCCGGGATGTCTTCTCTCAGTCAGGCTGCTTTTTCTGCAAACGACAAAGTCAATGTCGCACTTGTAGGCTGCGGGGGACGAGGCAAAGGGCTGGGGAGCTGGTTTGCAAAACTTCCTGACAGTCAGCTGGTGGCGGTCTGCGATCCCGACCAGAGCCGTTCCGGTCAGATGGCTGATCAGATTGAAAAATCAGGTGCAAAGCGACCAAAACAAGTCGAGGATTTCCGCACCTTGCTCGACGGAAATGAAATCGACGCGATAGTGATCGCCACCCCCGATCACTGGCACACCCCTGCAGCGATCATGGCCTGCCAGGCAGGCAAGGATGTGTACGTCGAAAAACCCTGCTCGCATAATATTCACGAAGGCCGCCAACTGGTGAATGCAGCCCGTAAATACAAACGCGTCGTGCAGCATGGCACCAATCTGCGCGCGACCCCCGTCTATCAAAAAGCCTGGAAACAGATTCAGGACGGCGCCATCGGCAAAGTTCTGATGGTCAAAGCCATCAATAATCAACGACGGGCTTTGTATCCTGTCCGTCCGGATGAACCGGTACCCAACGGCGTCAATTACGACCTCTGGCTGGGACCTGGAAAAAAACGCCCGTTCAACCGCAATCGTTTCCATACCGCCTGGCACTGGACGTGGGAATTCGGAACCGGCGATATCGGCAATGATGGCGTGCATCAAATCGACATCGGCCGTTGGGGGATGAATCTGAAAGCGCCAAATGCCGTCTCCTGCAGTGGCGCCAAGCTGGGTTCCAAAGGAGATGCCCAGGAAACGCCTGATACCATGGTCGTTACCTGGGAATATGATGACCTGCTCTACGTCTACGAGCAACGTGACTTCACTCCCTATCGCCTGCAGTCCCATCGACATGACAACGACAACATCTTCTATGGCGATAAAGGTTTCATGATGGTCGATCGCTCAGGCTATCGCATCTTTTATAAACACGAACGCGGCCCTTCCTACGAAGCCAAATGGCAGGACACGCCGACGCATTATCAGAACTTCATCGACTGTGTGAAGAACCGGAAATCAGAGGAACTGCTGGCGGAAATTGAAGAGGGGCATTATTCCGCCATGCTCAGTCACCTCGGCAATATTTCCTATCGTACCGGCAAACGCCTGGTCTTCGATCCCAAAACTGAGACGTTCCCTGAAGACAAAGAAGCCAATCAGTATCTGACCCGTCAATATCGTGATGGTTACGAACTGCCTCAGGTTTAA
- a CDS encoding sialidase family protein — protein sequence MPLKTVSIFFFSFILLCVPQSKLSAQKNAVLKRESPDFRIQLTTATKGYDGKTCWVHARAGAIPVGAPGNDLDNPIVVMTMQKLLLSGSDIFYALNSMRTDDLGKTWQGPVEQNNLSRHNLPDGGEVVVSDFWPQWHAASKTLLGIGHTVRYYNNRIVKEKNIRVSSYATYDPDKNLWSAWKSLELPDGPEFISSGAGSVQRYDLPNGDILLPVYYKRPERKYSDVMVLRCRFDGETLKYIEHGNELSIDNGRGFAEPSITKYGDWFYLTLRNDNAAYVTRSKDGLHFPEPQKWTFEDGKDLGSYNTQAHWVTHSDGLYLVYTRRGANNDHIIRHRAPLIMGQVNPDKMAIIRDSERILVPERGARLGNFGVVDVNENETWVIVTEWMQRFGPDYVMPVDNKYGSDNSVYVSKILWKRANKLVKLTDH from the coding sequence ATGCCTTTGAAGACTGTTTCGATTTTCTTTTTCTCGTTCATCCTGCTGTGTGTCCCTCAAAGCAAACTCTCTGCCCAGAAAAATGCGGTGTTGAAACGGGAGTCACCCGACTTTCGCATTCAACTTACGACTGCTACCAAAGGTTATGATGGCAAAACCTGCTGGGTACATGCCCGGGCAGGTGCCATTCCCGTAGGCGCGCCAGGCAATGACCTCGATAATCCGATTGTGGTGATGACCATGCAGAAACTGCTGCTTTCCGGCAGCGATATTTTTTACGCCCTGAATTCCATGCGGACTGATGACCTGGGAAAAACCTGGCAGGGACCGGTTGAGCAGAATAATCTGAGCCGCCATAATCTGCCCGATGGAGGTGAAGTTGTTGTCTCTGATTTCTGGCCACAATGGCACGCTGCATCAAAAACTCTGCTGGGCATCGGACATACCGTCCGGTATTACAATAATCGCATTGTAAAAGAGAAAAACATCCGCGTTTCCTCTTATGCGACCTATGACCCAGACAAGAACCTCTGGTCTGCCTGGAAATCTCTGGAACTTCCGGACGGCCCGGAATTCATCAGCAGTGGTGCCGGCTCGGTGCAGCGTTATGATTTGCCGAACGGCGACATTCTGCTTCCCGTCTATTATAAACGTCCCGAGCGAAAATACTCAGACGTGATGGTGCTCCGATGTCGCTTTGACGGTGAAACGCTGAAATATATAGAACATGGAAACGAACTCTCCATCGACAACGGTCGTGGTTTCGCGGAACCTTCCATTACAAAATACGGGGACTGGTTCTACCTCACACTACGAAACGACAATGCCGCTTATGTCACTCGCAGCAAAGACGGACTGCATTTTCCAGAGCCACAAAAATGGACCTTCGAAGACGGCAAGGATTTAGGCAGCTACAATACGCAGGCCCACTGGGTCACGCATTCCGATGGACTTTATCTGGTCTACACCCGACGCGGTGCCAATAACGATCATATCATCCGTCACCGTGCCCCGCTGATTATGGGCCAAGTCAATCCTGATAAAATGGCCATTATCCGCGATTCCGAACGCATCCTGGTCCCTGAACGTGGTGCCCGGCTGGGTAACTTTGGCGTCGTCGATGTCAACGAAAACGAAACCTGGGTGATCGTCACCGAATGGATGCAGCGATTCGGGCCCGACTATGTGATGCCCGTCGACAATAAGTACGGCTCGGATAACAGTGTGTACGTTTCGAAGATTTTGTGGAAGCGTGCCAACAAGTTGGTGAAACTGACCGATCATTGA
- a CDS encoding outer membrane protein assembly factor BamB family protein → MNIILTSLNTFSKPYLPEESTSMFRTMIYCLSILSVSLSCPADEKEPVKPEPIQVKATDWPWWRGPERNGIANPDQNPPLKWSATQNILWKSPIQGRGYSSPTVAGNRIFLTSADTENETQFVLCYDRETGKQLWKTVVFTGGLSEKGNKKSTHASSTVACDGTQVYINFINNGAAYTSALTLDGRLIWQTKITDYIIHQGYGSSPAIYQDLVIVSADNKGGGAIAAMNRADGMLVWKIDRPKTPNYPSPIILEVAGKEQLLMTGCDLVTGIAPLTGKKLWEIEGATTECVTSTVTNGEVILTSGGYPKNHMAAVKADGSGEVVWENSNRMYVPSMLIQDNKIYSVTDNGVAVCWDVMTGKELWKGRLGGTFSSSPVLVGDRIYVTNESGETYIFRASPREFELLGENKLGTEVFATPTFCDSRIYMRVSQEGDGKRQEMLYCIGRK, encoded by the coding sequence ATGAATATCATTCTTACCTCACTCAATACATTTTCAAAGCCGTACCTGCCCGAAGAAAGCACGTCCATGTTTCGAACCATGATTTACTGCCTGTCGATTCTCTCTGTCTCTCTCAGTTGTCCTGCTGATGAAAAAGAACCTGTGAAGCCGGAACCGATCCAGGTAAAAGCGACCGACTGGCCCTGGTGGCGCGGACCCGAGCGAAACGGCATTGCGAATCCCGATCAGAATCCACCACTCAAATGGAGCGCGACGCAGAACATTCTCTGGAAATCGCCAATTCAGGGACGCGGTTACAGCTCACCCACGGTTGCAGGAAACCGGATCTTTCTGACCTCAGCGGATACCGAAAACGAAACACAATTTGTGTTGTGCTATGACAGAGAGACAGGGAAGCAACTCTGGAAAACTGTGGTCTTCACGGGCGGGTTAAGCGAGAAGGGGAACAAGAAATCAACGCACGCTTCTTCAACGGTTGCCTGTGACGGGACGCAAGTCTATATCAACTTCATCAACAATGGAGCTGCTTACACGAGCGCATTGACGCTAGATGGTCGACTCATCTGGCAGACGAAGATTACCGACTACATCATTCACCAGGGATATGGTTCTTCACCGGCGATTTATCAGGATCTGGTGATCGTGTCCGCGGACAATAAAGGGGGCGGTGCCATTGCTGCGATGAACCGGGCTGATGGCATGCTGGTCTGGAAGATCGATCGTCCGAAAACACCGAATTATCCTTCGCCGATTATTTTGGAAGTGGCAGGCAAAGAACAACTGCTGATGACCGGCTGTGATCTGGTGACGGGCATCGCGCCGCTGACCGGTAAGAAACTCTGGGAGATTGAAGGTGCCACCACAGAGTGTGTGACTTCAACAGTGACGAACGGGGAAGTGATTCTGACCAGTGGTGGTTACCCCAAAAATCATATGGCAGCCGTCAAAGCCGATGGTTCAGGCGAAGTCGTCTGGGAAAACAGTAATCGTATGTATGTACCTTCCATGCTGATTCAGGATAACAAAATCTACTCCGTCACCGATAATGGAGTTGCCGTCTGCTGGGATGTGATGACGGGAAAGGAACTCTGGAAAGGTCGTCTGGGTGGGACCTTCAGTTCGTCTCCGGTTCTGGTCGGTGATCGGATTTACGTGACCAACGAATCCGGCGAGACCTATATCTTCCGAGCAAGTCCTCGCGAATTCGAATTGCTGGGAGAAAATAAACTGGGAACGGAAGTTTTTGCGACTCCCACATTCTGCGACAGCCGGATTTATATGCGGGTATCTCAGGAAGGGGATGGCAAGCGACAGGAAATGCTGTACTGCATCGGCAGGAAATAG
- a CDS encoding Gfo/Idh/MocA family protein produces the protein MADKAKVALIISETSAHLGAYFPALASCEDISEVILSDEGQKHVEEARKKLGDKLTHVYHSPEELFQKEKPDLALITLEAGKAPAAINIALDHNCAVFAEKPACTNIEAFEALVQKADSKHLNLMLALANRNNPEVKAARRMIRKGTLGKIYGIELNFIADQTRLTSKSYQSGWFAQKARAGGGHLIWLGIHWLDLGMYITDSKITDVSGFITNIGGQPLDVEDSAALSLKFDKGFLGTMTSGYYVNRGKQSLIKIWGSKGWLEMDYSTGKYLQWSLYSDKPGTIHKFEESIKPRGYSPCVHAAVRSVLDKEPPTLDSHDSLQVLRTIYAAYKAAETGQTQQVRID, from the coding sequence ATGGCAGACAAAGCAAAAGTAGCGCTCATCATCAGTGAAACATCTGCGCATCTCGGCGCATATTTCCCGGCACTCGCCTCCTGCGAAGACATCAGCGAAGTCATCCTCAGCGACGAAGGCCAGAAGCATGTCGAGGAAGCCCGCAAGAAACTGGGTGATAAACTCACACACGTCTATCACAGTCCAGAAGAACTCTTTCAGAAAGAGAAACCCGATCTGGCGCTGATTACACTGGAAGCGGGCAAAGCGCCGGCAGCCATTAATATCGCCTTGGACCATAACTGTGCAGTTTTCGCAGAAAAGCCGGCCTGCACAAACATCGAAGCCTTTGAAGCGCTGGTCCAGAAAGCGGACAGTAAACATCTCAACCTGATGCTGGCGCTGGCCAATCGCAATAACCCCGAAGTCAAAGCTGCCCGCCGCATGATTCGCAAAGGGACGCTCGGAAAGATTTACGGCATCGAACTGAATTTCATTGCCGACCAGACCCGCTTAACCAGCAAGAGTTATCAGTCCGGCTGGTTTGCACAGAAAGCACGCGCAGGGGGCGGACATCTGATCTGGCTGGGCATTCACTGGCTCGACCTGGGCATGTACATTACCGACTCCAAAATCACCGACGTCAGCGGTTTCATCACCAATATCGGGGGACAGCCTCTCGACGTGGAAGACTCGGCCGCCCTCAGCCTCAAATTTGACAAAGGCTTTCTAGGCACGATGACGTCCGGGTATTACGTCAATCGCGGTAAACAGTCACTGATTAAAATCTGGGGGTCCAAAGGCTGGCTGGAAATGGATTACTCGACCGGCAAATATCTGCAATGGTCACTCTACTCGGATAAACCAGGGACGATTCATAAGTTCGAAGAATCGATTAAGCCCCGGGGTTACTCCCCCTGCGTGCACGCCGCCGTAAGGTCGGTTCTGGATAAGGAACCACCGACCCTCGACAGTCACGACAGTCTGCAGGTCTTAAGAACTATCTATGCTGCCTACAAAGCAGCAGAAACCGGCCAGACCCAGCAGGTGCGTATCGATTGA